The following coding sequences are from one Mesorhizobium onobrychidis window:
- a CDS encoding TetR/AcrR family transcriptional regulator, giving the protein MAKVDLARRAEIGREKRARTRAQIVEAGATLLGGRTHEALTVDAVVEAAGVAKGTFYYHFKSIGDLAAAVGAGLSQSFDELLSPARLERRDPIERLSFAFMKFLERASADTDWARLVIQSSQSPIEFGIGVRGNLKADIEEAIAQGRVSVRDVELAADIAIGIWLEVTRGIIARGPRPETTSQALDATLRALGLGQR; this is encoded by the coding sequence ATGGCAAAAGTAGATTTGGCGCGCAGGGCGGAGATAGGGCGTGAGAAGCGGGCGCGGACGCGTGCGCAGATCGTGGAAGCAGGCGCGACGCTCCTTGGGGGCCGTACGCACGAGGCGCTTACGGTGGATGCTGTCGTCGAGGCTGCGGGCGTTGCCAAGGGGACCTTCTACTACCATTTCAAGAGCATCGGAGATCTGGCCGCTGCGGTGGGGGCCGGGCTCAGTCAGAGCTTTGATGAGCTGCTGTCGCCTGCCAGGCTCGAGCGGCGGGATCCGATCGAGCGCCTCTCTTTCGCGTTCATGAAATTCCTGGAGAGAGCGAGCGCGGACACAGACTGGGCCCGCCTTGTTATTCAGAGCTCGCAATCACCCATTGAGTTCGGCATAGGGGTTCGCGGGAATCTCAAGGCGGACATCGAGGAAGCGATTGCCCAAGGCCGAGTGAGCGTGCGCGACGTAGAGTTGGCAGCCGACATCGCAATTGGAATATGGCTGGAGGTGACGCGCGGAATTATTGCGCGAGGTCCCCGGCCCGAAACGACCAGCCAAGCGCTCGACGCGACGCTTCGAGCTCTCGGCCTCGGCCAGCGCTGA
- a CDS encoding DUF5681 domain-containing protein: protein MTARRKKPADYSIGYAKPPAETRFKKGMSGNPKGRPKGKKNMNTIIRDTLFGPIQIQQNGKTTTVTAFEAILLKMRNNALSGDFRSAVQALQLASRSIDPDEANQADKEVNPLDQQTMIEMMQDYLDHKMSPSHESEEGAHSALRFGGEQREDVE, encoded by the coding sequence GTGACCGCCCGTAGAAAGAAGCCGGCCGACTACTCGATAGGCTACGCCAAGCCTCCAGCCGAAACCCGGTTCAAGAAAGGAATGTCAGGCAATCCGAAAGGCCGGCCGAAGGGGAAAAAGAACATGAATACCATCATACGTGACACGCTCTTTGGGCCGATCCAGATCCAGCAGAACGGCAAGACGACGACGGTGACTGCCTTTGAGGCCATCCTCCTCAAAATGCGCAACAATGCGCTCTCAGGCGATTTCCGATCGGCGGTGCAAGCCCTTCAACTCGCGTCGCGCTCCATCGATCCCGATGAAGCCAACCAGGCTGACAAAGAGGTCAATCCGCTCGATCAGCAGACGATGATCGAGATGATGCAGGACTATCTCGATCACAAGATGTCGCCATCGCACGAGAGCGAAGAGGGCGCCCATAGCGCGCTGCGTTTTGGCGGCGAGCAGCGAGAAGACGTCGAATGA
- a CDS encoding RidA family protein: MVRHNPSTMWDSTTNGHSQISVARATQLAYLCGQIASPLDGSAVPETVGGQAELIANSLKAALQELGASTADIVMLRIYVVDGTTERFLEAYAPIQAMLAGALPSLTVLGVQSLFTPMLQLEVEMVVRVPCDDRY, translated from the coding sequence GTGGTTCGTCACAATCCTTCAACGATGTGGGATTCGACCACGAACGGTCACTCACAAATCAGCGTCGCCCGGGCAACGCAGTTGGCCTACTTGTGCGGGCAGATTGCTTCCCCACTCGACGGCTCGGCAGTGCCTGAGACCGTTGGAGGACAAGCGGAGCTCATTGCCAATAGCTTGAAGGCTGCCCTCCAAGAACTAGGCGCATCGACGGCCGACATCGTTATGCTCCGCATTTATGTTGTCGATGGCACAACAGAGCGCTTTCTCGAGGCCTATGCACCTATCCAAGCGATGCTTGCCGGCGCACTGCCGAGTCTCACCGTGCTGGGGGTGCAGTCCCTCTTTACCCCAATGTTGCAACTCGAAGTGGAGATGGTTGTCCGCGTCCCATGCGATGACCGATATTAG
- the terL gene encoding phage terminase large subunit produces MSAIQMLFAAARDDLAVFVGLAFSAVEPGGKYLPNWHIRAIAYQLERVSKGECKRLIITMPPRSLKSITASVAFPAWFLGRDPSKKVICVSYAQSLAVKHANDFRTVVDSAWYRSMFPSFKVSPRKNTENELQTTLGGNRLATSTGGQLTGRGGDIIIIDDPLKADEAHSESARNKCAEWVRTTLMSRFDNPAAGAVVLVMQRLHVDDLAGVLLETGGWEHLNLSAIAEQDERVQTGLHRWNDRKFGDLLHPARLGHVELERLKRDLGSLTFSAQYQQSPAPPDGNMVKRVWFRDYDPHQFDRRSMTIVQSWDTALKGDPSSDYSVGTTWAKDDNNYYLVDLVRVRAAYPDLIKAVKRSLTEHDPDIILIEDAGSGSSLIADLESQDIRTTPVKPRSDKESRLSRVAAMIENGNVNLPKDAHWKDDFLLEVLAFPHGRHDDQVDSMTQALIWMKDDRPTGRFYVGTF; encoded by the coding sequence ATGAGCGCCATTCAGATGCTCTTCGCAGCGGCACGCGACGATCTCGCGGTCTTCGTCGGGCTGGCATTCTCGGCTGTCGAGCCCGGCGGCAAGTATCTGCCGAACTGGCACATCCGCGCGATTGCATATCAGCTCGAGCGGGTATCGAAGGGCGAGTGCAAGCGCCTGATCATCACAATGCCGCCGCGGTCGTTGAAGTCGATCACGGCATCAGTCGCGTTTCCTGCATGGTTCCTTGGCCGCGATCCATCGAAGAAGGTGATCTGCGTCTCGTATGCTCAATCGCTTGCGGTCAAACATGCCAACGACTTTCGCACGGTCGTCGACAGCGCGTGGTACCGTTCGATGTTTCCGTCCTTCAAAGTCAGCCCGCGCAAGAATACCGAGAATGAATTGCAGACGACGCTCGGCGGCAACCGCCTGGCGACCTCCACTGGCGGTCAGCTGACGGGCCGTGGCGGCGACATCATCATTATCGACGACCCTTTGAAGGCCGACGAAGCGCATTCGGAATCGGCTCGCAACAAGTGCGCCGAATGGGTCCGCACAACCCTGATGTCGCGCTTCGACAATCCCGCTGCCGGCGCCGTCGTGCTTGTCATGCAACGATTGCATGTCGACGATCTGGCAGGCGTCCTGCTGGAGACTGGCGGCTGGGAGCATCTGAACCTGTCGGCGATTGCCGAGCAGGACGAGCGTGTCCAGACGGGCCTGCATCGCTGGAATGATCGCAAGTTCGGCGATCTGCTGCATCCTGCGCGTCTCGGACATGTGGAATTGGAAAGACTGAAGCGAGATCTGGGCTCGCTCACCTTCTCGGCGCAATACCAGCAATCTCCTGCCCCGCCGGACGGCAACATGGTCAAGCGGGTGTGGTTTCGCGACTACGATCCACATCAGTTCGATCGTCGGTCGATGACCATAGTTCAAAGCTGGGACACCGCCCTTAAGGGTGACCCCAGCAGCGATTACTCGGTCGGAACGACATGGGCCAAAGACGACAACAACTATTATCTCGTCGATCTCGTCCGCGTCAGAGCGGCTTATCCAGATCTCATCAAAGCGGTCAAAAGATCCCTGACCGAGCATGACCCCGATATCATCCTCATCGAAGATGCCGGCTCCGGTTCAAGCCTCATCGCCGACTTGGAAAGCCAGGACATCAGAACCACGCCCGTGAAACCCAGAAGTGACAAGGAAAGCCGACTGTCACGCGTTGCCGCCATGATCGAAAACGGCAACGTCAATCTGCCTAAGGATGCCCATTGGAAAGACGACTTCCTGCTGGAGGTGCTCGCATTTCCGCACGGCAGGCACGACGACCAGGTCGACTCCATGACCCAGGCGTTGATCTGGATGAAAGACGATAGGCCAACAGGCAGGTTCTATGTCGGCACGTTTTGA
- a CDS encoding alpha/beta hydrolase produces MEFRLLSCLLVAIALDGCALRPAASVLTPVATDASDTRRVELFTATSRNLTGETGEFGAASDRSLALNYQRYQMSIPPSHKVGAIEWPTGVADPERHFSVLARTYLTEDQFAKGVAGASRDGEAVIFIHGYNTLYQEAIFRFTQLVHDTGFAGAAIVFSWPSEGKILGYGRDRESSMFSRDHLERLIRSVAKIQSVKKIHLVAHSMGGWLTAEVLRQAKFKNDLEFNGKLGEVVLASPDIDIDVFRTQIISIGKRSPPITVLISRDDKALAISKLIAGNVDRVGAFVIDDPRIIPILEQAGVRVFDMSLLQSGDPLQHTKFAASSELLQSFSKDLHSGLAREKSRRGSGGLLIVDSTGVPHGPRER; encoded by the coding sequence ATGGAATTTCGATTGCTTTCCTGCCTGCTTGTAGCGATTGCGCTGGATGGCTGCGCACTCCGTCCTGCAGCGAGTGTGCTGACCCCTGTTGCGACCGATGCAAGCGATACACGGCGCGTCGAACTCTTTACCGCTACCTCAAGGAATCTGACGGGTGAAACGGGCGAATTCGGAGCCGCTTCGGATCGTAGTCTCGCCCTAAACTACCAAAGATATCAAATGTCGATCCCGCCCAGTCACAAAGTAGGCGCAATCGAATGGCCGACGGGGGTTGCCGATCCGGAACGTCACTTCTCCGTCTTGGCGCGAACTTATTTAACGGAAGATCAATTTGCCAAAGGCGTCGCCGGAGCAAGCCGCGATGGCGAAGCGGTAATTTTCATCCATGGCTATAACACACTTTACCAGGAGGCGATTTTTCGCTTCACCCAGCTTGTTCATGACACCGGATTCGCAGGCGCTGCGATAGTATTCTCCTGGCCTTCAGAAGGCAAAATCCTTGGGTACGGTCGCGATCGCGAAAGCTCGATGTTCTCGCGGGACCACCTTGAGCGTTTGATCCGAAGTGTTGCTAAGATCCAGTCTGTCAAGAAGATCCACCTGGTTGCTCATTCAATGGGAGGCTGGTTGACGGCCGAGGTCTTACGGCAAGCCAAATTTAAAAACGACCTCGAGTTTAACGGCAAACTTGGTGAGGTTGTGCTCGCCTCGCCCGATATCGATATCGACGTGTTTCGAACGCAGATCATATCGATTGGAAAGAGGTCTCCCCCCATCACTGTTCTGATCTCCCGCGACGATAAGGCGCTTGCGATCTCAAAGCTAATAGCCGGCAATGTCGATCGGGTCGGTGCCTTCGTAATCGATGACCCCCGTATCATTCCAATCCTCGAACAGGCAGGGGTGCGCGTATTCGACATGAGCTTGCTTCAGAGTGGTGACCCGTTGCAGCACACGAAATTCGCTGCGTCCTCGGAGCTGCTGCAAAGCTTCAGTAAAGACCTGCACTCTGGGCTGGCGCGCGAGAAATCGAGACGCGGGAGCGGCGGGCTCTTGATCGTTGATAGCACCGGCGTGCCGCATGGTCCTAGGGAGCGCTAG
- a CDS encoding site-specific DNA-methyltransferase produces MASKINTVSIDALVPYSKNARTHSKKQINQIADSIKKFGFTNPVLVDENNNVLAGHGRLAAARLIGLKEAPTLSITHLSAAEKRAYIVADNRLAEKAGWDKQILAIELQALVDLDFDVGLTGFDIPEVDLIIAEFSPDNQDDEVDDEPALPEKSSGPAVARPGDMFLLGDHRLLCGNALSAEDFETLMQGEKASVCFTDPPYNVPIGGHVSGLGKTNHREFAMASGEMSDDEFAKFLEQSFSLIAGSCKPGAIAFVCMDWRHIAETTLAGKQMFGDLLNLCVWNKTNAGMGSLYRSQHELVLVFRNGKEPHRNNVELGKHGRHRSNVWTYRGANSFGADRMEDLEAHPTVKPVNLVADALLDVSRRGDVVLDPFGGSGTTLLAAHKTGRHARLIEIDPHYCDLIIRRFEKHTGKQATLAATGETFEELGEQRGSVEAPGSLAKTASALPAPETVGGVL; encoded by the coding sequence ATGGCCAGCAAAATCAACACCGTTTCGATCGACGCACTTGTCCCCTACAGCAAAAACGCCCGCACCCATTCCAAAAAGCAAATCAACCAGATTGCCGACAGCATCAAGAAATTCGGCTTCACCAATCCCGTTTTGGTCGACGAGAACAACAACGTCCTTGCCGGCCATGGCCGCCTGGCGGCGGCACGCCTGATCGGGCTGAAGGAGGCGCCAACGCTTTCCATCACCCATCTCAGCGCTGCCGAAAAACGCGCCTATATCGTTGCCGACAACCGCCTTGCCGAGAAAGCCGGCTGGGACAAGCAGATACTTGCCATCGAGCTGCAGGCGCTGGTCGACCTCGACTTCGACGTGGGGCTCACTGGCTTCGACATCCCTGAGGTCGATCTGATCATCGCCGAGTTCTCGCCGGACAATCAGGACGATGAGGTGGATGACGAGCCAGCTCTTCCAGAGAAATCGTCGGGACCAGCTGTAGCGCGGCCTGGCGATATGTTTCTCCTTGGCGATCATCGATTGCTTTGCGGCAACGCGCTTTCGGCAGAGGATTTCGAGACGCTAATGCAGGGCGAGAAAGCGTCCGTCTGTTTTACCGACCCGCCCTACAATGTTCCGATCGGCGGACACGTCAGTGGTCTTGGCAAGACGAACCACCGGGAATTTGCCATGGCTTCCGGCGAAATGTCTGACGACGAGTTCGCAAAATTCCTGGAGCAGTCGTTCTCACTGATCGCGGGCTCGTGCAAGCCGGGCGCGATCGCCTTCGTATGCATGGACTGGCGTCATATTGCGGAGACCACATTGGCAGGCAAACAAATGTTCGGCGATCTGCTCAATCTGTGCGTCTGGAACAAGACCAACGCCGGCATGGGCAGCCTCTACCGCTCGCAACACGAGCTGGTTCTGGTGTTCAGGAACGGCAAGGAACCGCATCGCAATAACGTCGAGCTCGGCAAACACGGACGTCATCGCAGCAATGTCTGGACCTACCGCGGCGCCAACAGCTTTGGCGCGGACCGGATGGAAGATCTCGAAGCCCATCCGACCGTCAAGCCGGTCAATCTGGTGGCCGATGCGCTGCTCGACGTCAGCCGGCGCGGCGACGTCGTGCTCGATCCCTTCGGTGGCTCGGGGACGACGCTGCTCGCGGCGCATAAGACCGGGCGCCATGCGCGCCTCATCGAGATCGATCCGCACTATTGCGATCTGATCATCCGCCGCTTCGAAAAGCACACGGGCAAGCAGGCAACGCTTGCCGCCACGGGCGAGACTTTCGAGGAGTTGGGCGAGCAGCGTGGGAGCGTTGAAGCCCCCGGCTCACTCGCCAAAACAGCATCCGCGCTCCCGGCTCCTGAAACCGTGGGAGGCGTGTTGTGA
- a CDS encoding alcohol dehydrogenase catalytic domain-containing protein: MAAASVNPIDVRRSEGYGRRLLSLIGAGTFPLVLGNDLAGTVTAVGSRVATFRIGDRVYGAKPASTAGTHASHVLVKAVHVLAVPEGVDLHALAAIPYSFTTMWLAVRGAGLSRENAAGKTVLVHGAAGALGTLATQMLSSWGARVTAIARKSNSKVCLEAGATEVVERTDELFVSLSRSFDATLNFATWEDDRALLGCLRDGALGHATTVHPMLGNFDRLGWLRGMLKTISQKKAHRRALPKGASNYAWVLFKPDKAALDDLRQFVEHSHVSLPIGLCKPLAAAGVAFDHVRKRQPGRVLLLP; encoded by the coding sequence GTGGCCGCGGCTTCGGTGAACCCGATCGATGTGCGCCGTTCCGAAGGCTACGGTAGGAGGCTGCTATCGCTGATCGGAGCCGGTACGTTTCCGCTAGTGCTCGGCAACGATCTTGCGGGTACGGTTACTGCGGTGGGCTCCCGTGTGGCGACCTTTAGGATCGGCGATCGAGTCTATGGAGCAAAGCCTGCTTCAACCGCGGGGACCCACGCCAGCCATGTGCTGGTCAAGGCTGTCCACGTGCTGGCCGTTCCGGAAGGCGTTGATCTTCACGCGCTCGCTGCAATTCCCTACAGCTTCACGACAATGTGGCTGGCTGTACGCGGCGCGGGCCTTTCCCGGGAGAACGCAGCCGGAAAGACCGTGCTGGTCCACGGCGCCGCCGGCGCACTAGGAACGTTAGCAACGCAGATGCTCTCCTCATGGGGCGCGAGAGTTACGGCGATTGCCCGGAAGTCAAACAGCAAGGTGTGTCTTGAGGCCGGTGCCACCGAAGTGGTCGAGCGAACAGACGAGCTGTTCGTCTCCTTGTCGCGCTCTTTCGACGCAACTCTCAACTTCGCAACCTGGGAAGATGATCGCGCATTGCTAGGCTGTCTGCGCGACGGTGCGCTCGGTCACGCAACCACCGTGCACCCAATGTTAGGGAACTTCGACCGGCTTGGCTGGCTGCGCGGTATGCTAAAGACAATCTCGCAAAAGAAGGCTCACCGACGCGCGCTGCCGAAGGGCGCCAGCAATTACGCATGGGTCCTCTTCAAGCCGGACAAGGCAGCACTGGATGACTTGCGCCAGTTCGTCGAACACAGCCATGTCAGCCTCCCGATCGGGCTGTGCAAGCCGCTCGCCGCAGCAGGTGTGGCTTTCGACCACGTCAGGAAAAGACAGCCGGGGCGCGTGCTGCTGCTGCCCTGA
- a CDS encoding AAA family ATPase codes for MDIAAWLASLGLGEYAPAFRDNDIDFELLPKLTTEDLTALGIRSVGHRRKLLSAISALAENSSAQPGSNLSTLEEFAQDAADDVAAPRAERRQLTVMFVDLVGSTALSQRLDPEDMREVILSYQQAVSREIARYEGRVAKLMGDGVLAYFGWPQAHEDDAERAVRAGLAAATATGRLAGPGRVPLAARVGIATGLVVVGDLVGEGAAQEEAVVGDTPNLAARLQAVAEPDSIVVAEATQRLVAGLFTATDLGERELKGFTAPVRCWRIVGETAAESRFEARHAVLTPLVGRQEELAFLLERWHRATSGQGQVVLLTGEAGIGKSRLLAALAAQVAAGPRSVLRFFCSAHYTNSALHPLISHLERAAGFVGDNNADTRFDKLTALLAEIGAEAGEALPLLATLLSIDASGRYRPPKLPAPALRARTLAALTRLVEAPATNAPVLVLVEDAHWIDPTTAEWLETLVERLSDLPVLLVVTARPEFEPRWRALSCVDTLQLGRLEPSDGTAIMERVAGGKKLPRDIADRILANTEGVPLFVEELTKTVLDSGLLVEAGDCYLAIGPLPAIAIPSTLQDSLMARLDRLSPVKETAQIAACIGRVFQHRLLAAVSGAGRGRLDDALSQLEQAELLFRSGAAPEATYTFKHALVCDTAYQSLLKSRRQQIHAKIAAALEAEFADVAETEPETVAQHYTMAGLAAEAASWWLKAGQRAMTKSANREAAAHFGKGLELVVTLPASEARLRQELSLWTAVGSALISARGWGDPEVLHSFSKARELAERLGDKTQLFAAVRGESACRTISGHLLAANALANQCLTLGMELAHASGDSGYMLEAHHQLWGVNFYLGNYKTSEVHASQGMAIYDYEKHRHLAWGYTGHDPGVCCRSFSAQMLCVCGNPDRAVQQSREAVALAERDSHPVSLAQAQMALSVVHLMRREPHDGRLWAEKAIAVCTDFAMPLLLGQARVFFGWALAGVGQLDEGIRQMREGIAAIAATGADMGMAYYLCALARACGERGEASEGLALLEQAFDTLAKSGSSYQLPELLSAKGELLSRLDQGDDAIEGSFRQSLAAAREQGARLAELRAALRLARLWSDRGRESEARDLLAPAYAAFNEGFGMPDLAEARAVLQKLSHHPTASP; via the coding sequence ATGGATATCGCGGCATGGCTGGCAAGCCTCGGACTGGGGGAATACGCCCCGGCCTTCCGCGACAATGACATCGATTTCGAGCTGCTGCCTAAGCTCACCACCGAGGACTTGACGGCCCTGGGCATCAGGTCCGTGGGGCATCGGCGCAAGCTGCTCAGCGCCATTTCGGCGCTCGCGGAGAATTCCTCCGCTCAGCCAGGGTCGAACCTGTCCACTCTTGAGGAGTTTGCACAAGACGCCGCCGACGACGTGGCAGCGCCACGAGCAGAGCGGCGGCAGCTCACCGTCATGTTCGTCGACCTCGTCGGCTCGACCGCGCTGTCGCAGCGACTCGATCCCGAGGACATGCGCGAGGTGATCCTCAGCTACCAGCAGGCAGTGTCGCGCGAGATCGCGCGCTACGAGGGACGCGTCGCCAAGCTCATGGGCGACGGCGTGCTCGCCTATTTCGGCTGGCCGCAGGCGCATGAGGACGACGCCGAGCGCGCCGTGCGCGCGGGTCTCGCGGCCGCGACCGCGACCGGCCGACTGGCCGGCCCCGGCCGAGTGCCGCTCGCCGCGCGTGTCGGCATCGCCACCGGGCTGGTGGTCGTCGGGGACCTGGTCGGCGAAGGCGCGGCGCAAGAGGAAGCCGTGGTCGGCGACACGCCCAATCTTGCAGCCCGGCTGCAAGCCGTCGCCGAGCCGGATTCTATAGTGGTCGCGGAGGCTACGCAAAGGTTGGTCGCCGGACTGTTCACAGCGACCGATCTTGGTGAACGCGAACTCAAAGGCTTCACCGCTCCAGTGCGGTGCTGGCGCATCGTCGGCGAGACGGCGGCCGAGAGCCGCTTCGAAGCCCGGCACGCCGTGCTGACGCCTTTGGTCGGCCGGCAGGAAGAGCTCGCCTTCCTGCTCGAACGGTGGCATCGCGCAACATCGGGACAAGGCCAGGTTGTCCTACTCACCGGCGAGGCTGGCATCGGCAAGTCTCGCCTGTTGGCCGCACTTGCCGCGCAGGTCGCCGCAGGGCCGCGTTCGGTACTGCGCTTTTTCTGCTCGGCCCACTACACCAACAGCGCACTCCATCCCCTGATCTCGCATTTGGAAAGGGCGGCGGGCTTCGTGGGCGACAACAACGCCGACACGCGGTTCGACAAGCTCACGGCGCTGCTTGCCGAGATCGGCGCGGAGGCTGGCGAGGCCCTACCATTGCTGGCAACGCTGCTCTCGATCGATGCAAGCGGGCGTTATCGGCCGCCGAAGTTGCCGGCGCCGGCGCTCAGGGCTCGCACGCTCGCTGCCTTGACGCGGCTGGTCGAGGCGCCGGCGACGAACGCTCCAGTGCTCGTACTCGTCGAGGACGCCCATTGGATCGACCCCACGACGGCCGAATGGCTAGAAACGCTCGTGGAGCGGCTCTCGGACCTGCCGGTCCTGCTGGTGGTCACGGCGCGGCCGGAATTCGAGCCACGCTGGAGGGCGCTGTCGTGTGTCGACACGTTGCAGCTGGGACGGCTCGAACCAAGCGATGGCACGGCGATCATGGAGCGGGTGGCGGGCGGCAAGAAGCTGCCGCGCGACATCGCGGACCGCATCCTTGCTAACACGGAGGGGGTGCCGCTGTTCGTCGAGGAGCTGACGAAGACCGTGCTCGATTCCGGCCTATTGGTCGAGGCGGGCGATTGCTATCTGGCGATCGGGCCGCTGCCGGCGATCGCGATCCCGTCGACGCTGCAGGACTCGCTGATGGCGAGGCTCGACCGGCTGTCTCCGGTGAAGGAGACGGCGCAGATCGCCGCCTGCATCGGCCGCGTTTTCCAGCACCGGCTGCTCGCCGCAGTGAGTGGCGCCGGCCGAGGCCGGCTCGACGATGCGCTCAGCCAGCTGGAACAGGCAGAGCTGCTGTTCCGCAGCGGCGCGGCGCCGGAGGCGACCTACACATTCAAGCACGCGCTGGTCTGCGACACGGCTTACCAGAGCCTATTGAAAAGCCGGCGCCAGCAGATCCATGCGAAGATTGCCGCCGCGCTGGAAGCGGAGTTTGCCGACGTCGCCGAGACCGAACCTGAGACCGTGGCGCAGCACTACACGATGGCCGGACTGGCGGCTGAGGCCGCGTCATGGTGGCTGAAAGCCGGGCAGCGGGCGATGACAAAGTCTGCCAACCGCGAAGCCGCGGCGCACTTCGGCAAAGGACTCGAGCTCGTTGTGACTTTGCCCGCTTCCGAGGCCCGTCTCAGGCAGGAGCTGTCACTCTGGACGGCAGTGGGCTCGGCGCTCATCTCCGCCAGGGGTTGGGGCGATCCCGAGGTCCTGCACTCTTTCTCGAAGGCACGGGAACTTGCCGAAAGGCTTGGCGATAAAACACAGCTGTTCGCCGCGGTCCGGGGCGAGAGCGCCTGCCGCACCATTTCGGGTCACCTGCTCGCCGCAAATGCGCTCGCCAACCAGTGCCTCACGCTCGGCATGGAGCTCGCGCATGCTTCCGGCGATTCCGGCTACATGCTGGAAGCGCACCACCAGCTCTGGGGCGTCAACTTCTATCTCGGCAACTACAAGACCAGCGAGGTGCACGCCAGCCAGGGTATGGCCATCTACGACTACGAGAAGCATCGCCACCTTGCCTGGGGCTATACCGGGCATGATCCAGGCGTTTGCTGCCGGTCGTTCTCCGCACAGATGCTCTGCGTTTGCGGCAATCCGGATAGGGCGGTTCAGCAGTCAAGAGAAGCCGTCGCCCTGGCCGAGCGCGACTCGCACCCTGTTAGCCTGGCCCAGGCGCAGATGGCGCTCAGCGTCGTCCACCTCATGCGGCGGGAGCCGCATGATGGGCGACTCTGGGCGGAAAAGGCCATCGCCGTGTGCACCGACTTCGCCATGCCGCTGCTGCTTGGCCAGGCTCGCGTGTTCTTCGGCTGGGCGCTCGCTGGTGTGGGGCAGCTGGACGAGGGCATTCGCCAGATGCGCGAGGGGATCGCGGCGATCGCCGCGACCGGTGCCGACATGGGGATGGCTTACTACCTTTGCGCGCTCGCCCGCGCCTGCGGCGAGCGCGGCGAGGCAAGCGAAGGGCTTGCCCTTCTGGAGCAGGCGTTCGACACGCTCGCCAAGTCTGGCTCCAGCTACCAGCTGCCCGAGCTGTTGAGCGCCAAAGGAGAGTTGCTATCGCGCCTGGACCAGGGCGACGATGCTATCGAAGGCTCGTTCCGGCAGTCGCTGGCCGCCGCCCGCGAGCAAGGTGCGAGACTGGCCGAACTGAGGGCCGCGCTTCGGCTTGCCCGACTTTGGTCCGATCGCGGGCGCGAGAGCGAGGCGCGAGACCTGCTCGCACCCGCCTATGCGGCGTTCAACGAGGGTTTTGGCATGCCCGACCTGGCAGAGGCCAGAGCCGTGCTGCAGAAGCTTTCACATCATCCGACGGCATCGCCATAG